A stretch of DNA from Streptomyces venezuelae:
CCCGCGCCAGCTCGCGGTCGTCGCCGCGCGGCACCACGATCATCGGGTGCAGGTTGCCGTCGCCGGCGTGCGCCAGGCCCGCGATCCGTACGTTCTGCTCGCGGCCGGTGGCCTCCAGCCGGGCCAGCATCTCGGGAACGAGAGTGCGCGGTACGCAGATGTCCTCGCTGAGCACCAGGCCCTGGCGCTCCAGCGCCGGGTAGACCAGGCGCCGTGCCGCGAACAGGGCATCCGCCTCGGTCTGGTCCTCCGAGCGGGCGCTCCAGGTGGCACCCGCGGCCCGGAAGCAGGACAGCACGGTGTCGGCCTCCTGCACCCCGGCCTCGCCGGGCGCATCGCAGCGCGCCAGCAGCAGCACGTTGCCGGTCTCGCCCAGCCCGGTGTTCTTCCACTCGTCCACGGCGCGCAGGCAGTAGCGGTCGACGAGCTCCAGCGCACTGGGGACGACTCCGGAGGCCACCACCCGGGCGACGGCCCGGCCCGCGGCGGGCAGGTCGTGGAAGGAGCCGACCACCGTGTGTTCGGGCGCCCGTTGCCCGCGCAGCCGCACGGTGATCTCGGTGACCAGGCCGAGCGTGCCCTCCGAACCGACCAGCAGGCCGGCCAGTTCGTAGCCCGCGCTGCTCTTCGCCGTCCGGCGGCCGAGCCGCACCACCTCGCCGCGGCCGGTGACCGCCTCCAGGCCGAGCACGTAGTCGCGCGTCACGCCGTACTTCACGCAGCACAGCCCGCCCGCGTTGGTGGCGACGTTCCCGCCGATGGTCGACCAGGGCGCGCTCGCCGGGTCCGGCGGGTACCACAGGCCCTCGGCGGCGCAGGCGGCCCGCAGGTCGTCGTTGACGACTCCCGGCTGCACCACCGCCAGCCGCTCGTCCGCGTCGATCCGCAGGATCCGGTTCATGGCCGCGAACGAGACCACCACACAGCCCGCCATGGCGTTGGCCCCGCCGGACAGGCCGGTCCCGGCGCCACGGGCGACCACGGGCACGCCGCGCTCGGCGCAGAACGCGACGACGGCCGCGACCTCGGCGGTGTCGCGCGGCTCCACCGCCGCCGCGGGCAGGACGTACGGGGCGCCGGCTGCCTCGTCGTGTGCGAACGACGCCAGCCGCACCGGGTCGGTAACCACCCGTCCGGCGGGGAGGAGTGCGGCGAGGAGCCCGGCGAGATCGGTGAGATCAGAGGTTGTCGTGCTCATAGCCGGGAGGCTCGCACCGGCCCGACCGGGGGGTCAATTGGCCCTTGGTACACGCTCGATACGCGCTCGAGGTTGGGTGTACCAAGGGCCAATTGCCTGGTGACAGCCGTGTCGGCAAGTCTGTGGACGCCAGGTCGGGCCGTGTATGCGGCCTCTACGAGGGGGTGGGTCAATGGCGGCAGTGGTCACCGGGATCGGGGGGTACCTCCCGCCCAGCGCGGTCACGAACGACGATCTTTCACGCACGCTGGACACGACCGACGAGTGGATCCGCACCAGGACCGGAATCCGGGAACGGCGGGTCGTCTCCGAGGGTCTGTCGACGGGCGAACTCGCGGTACGGGCCGGTGCCCGGGCCCTGAGCTCGGCCGGGCTGAGCGGTGTCGACGCGCTCGTCGTGGCGACCACCTCGCCCGAACGGCTCTGCCCGGCGGTCGCTCCGGAGGTCGCCTCCCGGCTGGGGCTGGGCACGATCGCCGCCTTCGATCTGACATCGGCGTGCAGCGGGTTCCTGTACGGGCTCGCCACCGCGGCCGGACTGATCGAGTCGGGCACCGCCGACACCGTGCTGTTCGTCGGGTCCGAGGCGTTCACCACCCTGGTGAACCCCGCGGACCGGGCCACCGCACCGATCTTCGGCGACGGGGCGGGCGCGGTGGTGCTGCGCCGCGGGCAGCCCGACGAGCCCGGCGCGCTGGGTCCGTTCGACCTCGGCAGCGACGGCGCCCTCGCGGACCTGCTGGCCATCCCGGCCGGCGGTTCGCGCCAGCGGTCCGCCAGCGGCGGCCTCGGCCACACCTCCGTCCCCACCGAGGACTGGTACCTGCGGATGGAGGGCCGGGCCCTCTACACCCAGGCCGTCGAACGGATGACGCAGTCCGCGCAGACGGTCCTCAAGCGGGCCGACTGGTCCGTCGCCGACGTCGACTGGTTCGTCGGCCACCAGGCCAACATCCGCATCGTCGCGGCGGTGGCGGAGGAGCTGGAGGTCCCCGAGGAGCGGGTCGCGGTGAACATCGACCGGGTGGGCAACACCCTCTCGGCGTCCGTGCCGCTGCTGCTCAACGACTACGCCGCCCGCGGTGACCTCAAGGCGGGCCAGCGGGTGCTGCTCTCCGCCTTCGGCGCCGGCCTGTCCTGGGGCTCGACCGTCCTGGTCTGGCCCGAGATCTCCGCCGAACCCGTCGACTGACCACCAGCACCAGCACCAGCACAGCACCAGCATCGATCCATCCCACTTCCAGGAGGAAACCATGAGCTCTGTCCACGACTCCGTCGTCGAGGTCTTCGTCGCCCGCTTCGACCTCGACCCCGCCACGGTCGTCGCCGACGCGACCTTCGACGACCTCGGCCTCGACTCGCTCTCCCAGATCGAGCTGGCCACCGCCCTGAAGAAGCGCCTGGGCATCGCCATCACCGACGAGGAGCTGTCCGAGGTCTCCGTCGTCGCGGACATCGTCGCCCTGGTCGAGCAGAAGGGCGCCGCGGTCTGATGACCGGATTCGCCACGGCCATCACCGGCATCGGGCTCGTCACGCCCGCCGGGGTCGGCGTCAAGGAGAGCTGGGACCGGGTGGTCGACGGCCGGGCGACGGCCGCGCACCACGCCGACCTCGCCGGCCTGCCGGTGACGATGGCCTGCCGGGTGCCCGACTTCGACCCGGGCACCCAGGGCCTGCGCGCCGCCTGGCAGTTCGACCGCTACTCCCAGTTCGCCATCGTCGCCGCACGCGAGGCCCTGGCGCAGGCCGGGCTCACCCCCGGCGAGTGGGCGGACAGCTCGCGGGTGGCCGTCATCCTCGGTTCCGGGGCCGGCGGCACCGCCACGCTGGAGGAGCAGCACCGGGTGCTCATCGAGGAGGGGCCCTCCGAGGTCTCCTCGATGACCCTGCCCATGGGCCTGCTGAACATGGCCGCGGGGCAGGTCGCCATCGACATCGGCGCCAACGGCCCCTGCATGGCCCCGTGCACGGCGTGTGCCGCGGGCGCCAGCGCGATCGGCCTCGGCCGCGAGCTGATCCGCTCCGGACTGGCCGACATCGTGGTGGCGGGTGGCGCCGAAGCCCCCATCACCCCGCTGTACGTCTCCTCCTTCGCCCGGATGCGGGCCCTGTCCAGGCGGCTGGACGACCCGCAGACCGCCTCGCGCCCCTTCGACGCGGGCCGGGACGGCTTCGTCCTCGGCGAGGGCGCCGGTGTGGTCGTACTGGAGTCCGAGGAGCACGCACGGGCGCGCGGCGTACGGCCGGTGGCCCGGGTGATCGGGTACGGCGCCTCCGCGGACGCGCACCACGTGACCTCCCCGCACCCCGAGGGCAAGGGGGCCGAACTGGCGGTCCGGGCGGCGCTCGCCGACGCCGGGCTGACCGGGAGTGACATCGGCTACGTCAACGCCCACGGCACGTCCACCCCGCTCAACGACGTGATCGAGGCGGGCGTGATCCGCCGGGTCGCCGGGTCGGACGTCCAGGTCAGCTCCACCAAGGGGGTCACTGGGCACCCGCTGGGCGCCGCCGGCTCCATCGAGGCCGCGTTCGCGGCGCTCACGGTGCACCACGGTGTCATCCCGCCGTCGGCGGGGACCACCGAGGTCGACCCGCGCGTGGAGGTGGACGTCGTCCACGGCACCGCGCGCCACCACCGGGTGGAGGTGGCCCTGAGCAACTCCTTCGGCTTCGGCGGCCAGAACGCCGCCCTGCTGATCGCGTCCGCCTGACGGCACCGACGGCACCGACGGCACCCACGGCGGCGACCGCACGTACGAGCGGCGCGGGGGCGGTGGACCGGAATCCGGCCACCGACCCCCGCCCCGCCGACTTCGCCCGCCCACCGGCCGGCCGACCGCACGATCCGAACCGCTGGAAAGGACCCTCAGATGACCTCGTCGGCCTCCGCCGACCTCACGCGGCTGCTCTTCGACGGCAGGTACGAGCAGACCCACAAGGACCTCCACGACCTCCTGCTGGACCCGGTGTTCGACCCGCGCGAGGGCCTGGACATGACCGGTGCCGGCAAGCTCGCCTACGAGCGGTCCCGCGCCGTGCACGGCGCCCTGGAGAGCCCGCGGCAGATCCTGGCCGACCCGTGGCGGCTCTTCGCCCTCGCCGAGTGGCCCTCGCTGGTGGACGTATCGACGTTCTCCCTGCTGATGGTCCACTACAACCTTGCCTTCGGCACCGTCGTCGAGCACGGCGACCGTGAGGACCTCAAGGACCTGGTCGACGAGCTGGACCGGCTGGACTCCTTCAGCCCCTACATGGCCACCGAACTCGGCTACGGCAACAACGTGGCCGCGCTGCGCACCGAGGCCGTCTACGACCCCGAGACCGAGACCTTCGTCCTGAACACCCCGGACGCGCTCGCCCAGAAGTACATGTCCTACAGCGGCTTCCAGGACATCCCCAAACTGGCCGTCGTGATGGCCCGCCTGAAGGCGCACGGCAAGGACCACGGCGTGTTCCCGTTCCTGGTGCGCATCAGCGACGGCACCACGCTGTGCGGGGGCATCCACGCCGCCCCCTGCCCCGAGAAGCCGGTGCAGGGCCTGGACAACGGCCTCACCTGGTTCGACCACGTACGCATTCCCCGCCGCAACCTGCTCCACGGCGACATGGGCGGTTTCGGCGAGGACGGCGTGTTCCGCCCCGCCTCCGGCAACCAGCGCAAGCGCTTCCTGCGGGCCATGAGCCGCATCCTGCCCGGACGGCTGTGCGTCTCCAGCGCCGCGACCGGCGCCGGCCGGGCGAGCGTCTACATCGCCCTGCGCTACGCGGTGCAGCGCCTCACCAACGCCCCCGGCCGCAACGACCTGCCCGTCATCGAGTACCGCAGCCACCAGCTGGCCCTGTTCACCGCGCTGGCCCGCACGTACGCGATGACACTGCTGCTCAACCACGCCAAGCGGGAGTTCACCGAGGCACCCCGGAACGCCGTGCCGGCCGAGCTCAACCACCTGGTGTCGATCACCAAGGCCCTGTCCACCTGGGAGATGACCGACGTCATCGCCGTATGCCGGGAACGCTGCGGCGCCCAGGGCATCTTCAGCGTCAACCGGATCGCGGACTACGGCTCCCTGCTCCAGGGCCTGGTCACCGCGGAGGGCGACAACCAGGTGCTGCTGGCCACCACCGCCGGGCAGATCATCGCCGGCGGCGACGCGGACACCGAGCCGGCCGCCGCGCCCGACCCGCACGGCCGCGACCTGCGCGACGCGGGGTTCCTGACCGCCGCCCTGCGCCACCGTGAAGAGGAGCTGCTGCGCCGGGCCCGCACGGCCATGGCCGACGACTCCGTGGACCGGACGTACTTCGAGGCGTGGAACGCCACCATCAACACCGGCCTGGAAATGGCCCGGGCGCGCGGCGTCCGCACCGCGCTCGAATGCCTCGCCGAGGCGGCCGACGCCGCGCAGACCGAGGAGTCCCGCGCCGCACTGGACCTGCTGACCGCGCTGTACGGACTGACCGAGGTCGGCCGGGACGCGGGCTGGTACCTGGCGCGCGGGGTGCTGACCGCCGCCCAGGTCGAGGACATCGCCGCCCAGACGGACGCCCTCTGCGCGGACCTGCTTCCGTACGTACAGACCCTCACCGACGGGTTCGGCCTCACCCCGCAGCTGCTCCGGGCGCCGATCGCCGCCGACGACTACGTGACGGCCTTCCAGGCGCAGACCGGCGCCCACGGCCCGGCCGCCGCGGAAGGAGACCGGTCCTGATGGCACGCCACACCTACCCCTGCCCGATCCGCTGGTCGGACATGGATGTCTACGGCATCGTCAACAACGTCTCCTACCTGCGCTACCTGGAGGAGGCCCGGGTCGACTTCGTCTTCCGGATGGCACCGACCGACGGCGACGCCTTCTTCCGGGACGGCTCGGTGGTGGTGGAGCACTCCATCCGCTACCGCAGGCAGCTGGTCCACCGGCACGAGCCGGTGGAGATCGAGATGTGGGTCTCCGACCTCCAGTCGGCGACCGTGGCCATCGACTACGTCGTCCGGGACGGGGACACCGTCTACGCCACCGCCTCCACGGTGATGGCACCGTTCGACTACCGGGCCGGACGGCCCCGGCGGCTGACCGACGAAGAGATCCACTTCTTCGAGAAGTACCTCGAGCAGAGCCCGGCGGCCGGCTGACATGCGCCTGCTGAGGATCGGGCCGCCGGGGCGGGAGCGGCCCTGCGCCGTCGGCCCCGGCGGCACCGTCCGGGACCTGTCCGCGTGGGTGCCGGACTGGACGGGCGCCCACCTGGACCCGGACGTGCTGCGGGGCCTGGCGGCGCGGCTGGAGCGGGAGGGCGCACGGCTGCCGGAGGTCGATCCGGCCGCCGAGCGGATCGGGCCGCCCGTCCGCCCCGGCGGACACCTGCTGTCGATCGGACTCAACTACCGGGCGCACGCCGCCGAGGCGGGGCTGGCCCTGCCCGACGAGCCGATCGTCTCCAGCAAGGCGCCCTCCACGATGGTCGGCCCCCACGACGACCTGCTGCTGCCCCCGGGCGGCGACAAGACCGACTGGGAGGTCGAACTCGCGGTGGTGATCGGGCGGACCGCCCGCTACCTGCCCGACCGGGCAGCCGCCGCCGGGCACATCGCCGGATTCGCCACCGCCAACGACCTCTCCGAGCGCAGCTGGCTGCTGGAGCGCGGCGGGCAGTGGGTGAAGGGCAAGTCCTTCGAGACATTCGGCCCGCTGGGGCCGTACCTGGTGACCCC
This window harbors:
- a CDS encoding FAD-binding oxidoreductase — translated: MSTTTSDLTDLAGLLAALLPAGRVVTDPVRLASFAHDEAAGAPYVLPAAAVEPRDTAEVAAVVAFCAERGVPVVARGAGTGLSGGANAMAGCVVVSFAAMNRILRIDADERLAVVQPGVVNDDLRAACAAEGLWYPPDPASAPWSTIGGNVATNAGGLCCVKYGVTRDYVLGLEAVTGRGEVVRLGRRTAKSSAGYELAGLLVGSEGTLGLVTEITVRLRGQRAPEHTVVGSFHDLPAAGRAVARVVASGVVPSALELVDRYCLRAVDEWKNTGLGETGNVLLLARCDAPGEAGVQEADTVLSCFRAAGATWSARSEDQTEADALFAARRLVYPALERQGLVLSEDICVPRTLVPEMLARLEATGREQNVRIAGLAHAGDGNLHPMIVVPRGDDRELARGREVFETIVEEAVALGGTVTGEHGVGLLKMRGLVSELGPGVLDLHRGIKRVWDPAGILNPGKVFTAQP
- a CDS encoding beta-ketoacyl-ACP synthase III, which encodes MAAVVTGIGGYLPPSAVTNDDLSRTLDTTDEWIRTRTGIRERRVVSEGLSTGELAVRAGARALSSAGLSGVDALVVATTSPERLCPAVAPEVASRLGLGTIAAFDLTSACSGFLYGLATAAGLIESGTADTVLFVGSEAFTTLVNPADRATAPIFGDGAGAVVLRRGQPDEPGALGPFDLGSDGALADLLAIPAGGSRQRSASGGLGHTSVPTEDWYLRMEGRALYTQAVERMTQSAQTVLKRADWSVADVDWFVGHQANIRIVAAVAEELEVPEERVAVNIDRVGNTLSASVPLLLNDYAARGDLKAGQRVLLSAFGAGLSWGSTVLVWPEISAEPVD
- a CDS encoding acyl carrier protein, with protein sequence MSSVHDSVVEVFVARFDLDPATVVADATFDDLGLDSLSQIELATALKKRLGIAITDEELSEVSVVADIVALVEQKGAAV
- a CDS encoding beta-ketoacyl-[acyl-carrier-protein] synthase family protein, whose product is MTGFATAITGIGLVTPAGVGVKESWDRVVDGRATAAHHADLAGLPVTMACRVPDFDPGTQGLRAAWQFDRYSQFAIVAAREALAQAGLTPGEWADSSRVAVILGSGAGGTATLEEQHRVLIEEGPSEVSSMTLPMGLLNMAAGQVAIDIGANGPCMAPCTACAAGASAIGLGRELIRSGLADIVVAGGAEAPITPLYVSSFARMRALSRRLDDPQTASRPFDAGRDGFVLGEGAGVVVLESEEHARARGVRPVARVIGYGASADAHHVTSPHPEGKGAELAVRAALADAGLTGSDIGYVNAHGTSTPLNDVIEAGVIRRVAGSDVQVSSTKGVTGHPLGAAGSIEAAFAALTVHHGVIPPSAGTTEVDPRVEVDVVHGTARHHRVEVALSNSFGFGGQNAALLIASA
- a CDS encoding acyl-CoA dehydrogenase — translated: MTSSASADLTRLLFDGRYEQTHKDLHDLLLDPVFDPREGLDMTGAGKLAYERSRAVHGALESPRQILADPWRLFALAEWPSLVDVSTFSLLMVHYNLAFGTVVEHGDREDLKDLVDELDRLDSFSPYMATELGYGNNVAALRTEAVYDPETETFVLNTPDALAQKYMSYSGFQDIPKLAVVMARLKAHGKDHGVFPFLVRISDGTTLCGGIHAAPCPEKPVQGLDNGLTWFDHVRIPRRNLLHGDMGGFGEDGVFRPASGNQRKRFLRAMSRILPGRLCVSSAATGAGRASVYIALRYAVQRLTNAPGRNDLPVIEYRSHQLALFTALARTYAMTLLLNHAKREFTEAPRNAVPAELNHLVSITKALSTWEMTDVIAVCRERCGAQGIFSVNRIADYGSLLQGLVTAEGDNQVLLATTAGQIIAGGDADTEPAAAPDPHGRDLRDAGFLTAALRHREEELLRRARTAMADDSVDRTYFEAWNATINTGLEMARARGVRTALECLAEAADAAQTEESRAALDLLTALYGLTEVGRDAGWYLARGVLTAAQVEDIAAQTDALCADLLPYVQTLTDGFGLTPQLLRAPIAADDYVTAFQAQTGAHGPAAAEGDRS
- a CDS encoding acyl-CoA thioesterase, producing the protein MARHTYPCPIRWSDMDVYGIVNNVSYLRYLEEARVDFVFRMAPTDGDAFFRDGSVVVEHSIRYRRQLVHRHEPVEIEMWVSDLQSATVAIDYVVRDGDTVYATASTVMAPFDYRAGRPRRLTDEEIHFFEKYLEQSPAAG
- a CDS encoding fumarylacetoacetate hydrolase family protein, with the protein product MRLLRIGPPGRERPCAVGPGGTVRDLSAWVPDWTGAHLDPDVLRGLAARLEREGARLPEVDPAAERIGPPVRPGGHLLSIGLNYRAHAAEAGLALPDEPIVSSKAPSTMVGPHDDLLLPPGGDKTDWEVELAVVIGRTARYLPDRAAAAGHIAGFATANDLSERSWLLERGGQWVKGKSFETFGPLGPYLVTPDEAGDPQALRLTCKVNGRLVQDGSTADMLFDVAHLVWYLSRFMVLHPGDVVLTGTPGGVALGRPDQPYLRAGDLVEAEVAGLGAHRQRCRPAVVPAAGDLVEARW